In the Betaproteobacteria bacterium genome, one interval contains:
- a CDS encoding efflux RND transporter periplasmic adaptor subunit — protein sequence MNPDETQKIKSAAGPSDTEVYRRRSWLPYLGAALLVALIVAGLWPTPMPVETARAVMGPLRTTITEEGKTRIKDRYQVSAPVSGHLRRIQLKAGDAVDAGRTLIAVVDPISSTMLDPRGRATAAARRDAAAANLEKARAAQVFAEADLKRYEKLFAGKMITLRDVESARLSESSAAKEVAAAISALRLAEAELADFSPGAQRAGKAGGAHTEIIAPVSGRVLRVIEESTRVVAAGTPLVEIGNPADIEAVITVLSRDGAMIAPGTPVELEQWGGGKPLPARVRLVEPAAFTKISALGVEEQRVNVVAEILAPVEQRQSLGDNFRVEGRIITWQTPRTLKVPSGALFRRGAGWSAFVIDNGHARLKAVSVGPSSGPETQVLEGLAENEEVIVYPGERVHDGERVKAIKVTAP from the coding sequence ATGAACCCTGACGAAACCCAAAAAATCAAATCAGCCGCGGGCCCATCCGACACGGAAGTCTATCGCCGGCGAAGCTGGCTGCCCTACTTGGGTGCGGCGCTGCTCGTCGCACTGATTGTTGCCGGACTCTGGCCCACACCGATGCCGGTGGAAACGGCGCGTGCGGTCATGGGGCCGCTACGGACCACCATCACCGAGGAAGGCAAGACGCGCATCAAGGATCGATATCAGGTATCGGCGCCGGTGAGCGGACACCTGCGGCGCATTCAGCTCAAGGCAGGCGATGCCGTCGATGCCGGCCGGACGTTGATTGCGGTCGTGGATCCCATCTCGTCCACCATGCTCGATCCGCGTGGCCGCGCAACCGCCGCCGCGCGACGGGATGCGGCCGCTGCGAACCTGGAAAAGGCGCGCGCCGCGCAGGTATTTGCCGAGGCGGATTTGAAGCGGTATGAGAAGTTGTTTGCCGGCAAAATGATTACGCTGCGGGATGTTGAGTCAGCCCGGCTCAGCGAATCGTCCGCCGCCAAAGAGGTGGCCGCCGCGATCAGTGCGCTGCGTCTTGCCGAGGCAGAACTGGCTGATTTCTCGCCGGGCGCGCAACGGGCAGGCAAGGCGGGCGGTGCGCACACGGAAATCATCGCGCCGGTGAGCGGTCGCGTGCTGCGCGTGATTGAGGAAAGTACCCGTGTGGTTGCCGCCGGCACGCCGCTGGTGGAAATCGGCAATCCCGCGGACATTGAAGCGGTGATCACCGTCCTTTCGCGCGATGGCGCCATGATCGCGCCCGGAACGCCGGTGGAATTGGAACAGTGGGGCGGCGGCAAACCGTTGCCCGCCCGCGTGCGCCTGGTCGAGCCGGCCGCATTTACCAAGATATCCGCGCTTGGTGTGGAGGAGCAGCGCGTGAACGTCGTGGCCGAGATTCTCGCGCCGGTCGAGCAGCGGCAAAGCCTCGGCGACAATTTTCGTGTCGAGGGCCGCATCATTACCTGGCAGACGCCACGCACGCTGAAAGTTCCCTCGGGCGCATTGTTCCGGCGCGGGGCAGGCTGGTCCGCGTTCGTCATCGACAATGGGCACGCACGCTTGAAGGCCGTATCCGTCGGCCCGAGCTCGGGGCCGGAAACGCAGGTGCTGGAAGGATTGGCGGAGAACGAAGAGGTGATCGTTTATCCGGGTGAGCGGGTGCACGATGGGGAGCGGGTCAAGGCGATCAAGGTGACGGCACCGTAA
- a CDS encoding FtsX-like permease family protein, with translation MAKISNLDRKLLRDLKRMLGQAIAVSMVIACGLAMMIMSRSLIYSLDTTQREYYETNHFADVFAQLKRAPQSVAARIHEIPGVATVQTGVVARVTLDLAGRDEPASGTVRSLPDVGTPELNRLFLRAGRWLAPRSRGELLVGEAFAEANELHPGDTLSLLLNGRRMPFRIAGVVLSPEYIFESRPGAALPDNRSYGIFWLPYQELASAFDLYGAFNDVALTLSPGATEAAVIASLDQLLEQYGGRGTYGRATHPSHIRVTDEIRVLTTLAIGFPLVFLSVAAFMTNAVLSRLLSLQREQIAILKAFGFSNRQIVVHYLKFAFAMVAAGTILGALGGIALGHRLVEMYHELYRFPTLDFMLDYSALVQAVVISTVAAAAGVWSAVLRAARLPPADAMRPEPPASYRPALIERTGIGRALSHSFRIAMRNLERKPLQAVLTIAGLALATGILIVPSCLRDSVAEILDFQWDVIQRQDISVGLIEPASAETLNHLRQLPGVVAAESFRNAFVKVRFGQTHRQLGIQGLPENGLHNRVIGAGHRQIELNSDGLVVSAKLAEILGARIGDELLVESLEGKKVMRPVTLVGLSEDFAGLSAYMELHALNRLLGEGDVVTGASFAVDGPRRSDFLRALKNTPRVSLVAIKDSLRESFKKTTAASINLLQSIYLVLATVVAFGVVYNNAQISLAERARELATLRVIGFSRREVGAVLVTELVTLALIAVPLGLLLGTGFSIVILQQVNTETVRLPTILTAQNYAIAALIVTVASTASALLVLRKLNQLNLIGALRAPE, from the coding sequence TTGGCAAAAATATCCAACCTCGATCGAAAACTGCTGCGTGATTTGAAACGCATGCTCGGTCAGGCCATTGCCGTGTCGATGGTGATTGCCTGCGGTCTCGCCATGATGATCATGTCGCGCAGCCTTATTTATTCGCTCGATACAACACAGCGCGAATATTACGAAACGAATCACTTTGCCGACGTGTTCGCGCAGCTGAAGCGGGCGCCGCAATCGGTTGCCGCGCGCATCCACGAGATTCCCGGCGTTGCCACCGTGCAGACCGGCGTGGTCGCGCGTGTCACGCTTGACCTGGCCGGACGCGACGAGCCGGCCAGCGGCACGGTGCGGTCGCTGCCGGACGTGGGAACACCGGAGTTGAACCGCCTGTTTCTTCGTGCGGGTCGATGGCTTGCCCCGCGCAGTCGCGGAGAGTTGCTGGTCGGTGAAGCCTTTGCCGAGGCAAACGAGCTGCATCCCGGCGATACGCTTTCATTGTTGCTCAATGGCCGTCGGATGCCGTTTCGCATCGCCGGCGTCGTGCTCTCGCCGGAGTACATCTTCGAATCGCGGCCCGGCGCGGCGCTGCCGGACAATCGTTCTTACGGCATCTTCTGGTTGCCGTATCAGGAGCTGGCATCGGCATTCGATCTCTATGGCGCCTTTAACGATGTCGCGTTGACGTTGTCCCCCGGGGCGACGGAAGCGGCCGTCATCGCGTCGCTGGATCAGTTGCTTGAGCAGTACGGCGGACGCGGCACGTACGGGCGCGCCACGCATCCGTCGCACATCCGCGTGACAGATGAAATTCGCGTGCTCACGACACTTGCCATCGGTTTTCCGCTGGTGTTTCTGAGCGTGGCGGCTTTCATGACGAATGCGGTGTTATCGCGCCTGCTTTCATTGCAGCGTGAGCAGATCGCCATCCTGAAAGCGTTTGGATTCAGCAATCGCCAGATCGTTGTGCACTACCTCAAGTTTGCGTTTGCCATGGTGGCGGCGGGCACGATCCTGGGTGCGCTTGGCGGCATCGCCCTCGGCCATCGGCTGGTCGAGATGTACCATGAGCTTTACCGCTTTCCGACCCTGGATTTCATGCTCGACTATTCGGCTTTGGTGCAGGCCGTCGTGATAAGCACGGTCGCCGCCGCGGCGGGTGTGTGGAGCGCGGTATTGCGCGCGGCGCGATTGCCGCCTGCGGATGCCATGCGCCCCGAGCCTCCCGCGAGTTATCGGCCGGCGCTGATCGAGCGTACCGGCATCGGGCGTGCCCTCAGCCACTCGTTCCGCATTGCCATGCGCAATCTTGAGCGCAAGCCGCTGCAGGCGGTGTTAACCATCGCCGGCCTCGCGCTGGCGACGGGAATCTTGATTGTGCCGAGTTGCCTTCGCGACAGCGTCGCGGAAATCCTCGACTTCCAATGGGATGTTATCCAGCGCCAGGACATCAGCGTCGGCCTGATCGAGCCGGCCAGCGCGGAAACCTTGAACCACCTGCGGCAGCTTCCGGGCGTGGTTGCGGCGGAATCGTTTCGCAATGCGTTCGTCAAGGTACGTTTCGGGCAAACGCATCGGCAACTCGGCATCCAGGGTTTGCCGGAAAATGGATTGCACAATCGCGTGATCGGCGCAGGCCATCGGCAAATCGAACTCAACTCCGATGGCCTGGTGGTGTCCGCCAAACTTGCCGAGATTCTCGGCGCAAGAATAGGGGATGAGTTGCTGGTCGAGTCGCTCGAGGGCAAGAAGGTGATGCGCCCGGTGACGTTGGTCGGCCTGTCGGAAGATTTTGCTGGTTTGTCTGCCTATATGGAACTGCATGCCCTGAATCGATTGCTCGGCGAAGGCGATGTCGTCACCGGCGCGAGCTTCGCGGTTGATGGGCCGCGCCGAAGCGATTTCCTGCGGGCATTGAAAAACACGCCGCGCGTGAGTCTGGTCGCGATCAAGGATTCGCTGCGCGAAAGCTTCAAAAAAACCACGGCGGCCAGCATCAACCTGCTGCAAAGCATTTACCTGGTGCTGGCGACAGTGGTGGCGTTCGGCGTGGTGTACAACAATGCGCAAATCTCGCTCGCGGAACGCGCGCGTGAACTGGCGACGTTGCGCGTGATCGGCTTTTCGCGCCGTGAAGTCGGCGCGGTGCTGGTCACCGAACTGGTCACGCTCGCCCTGATTGCCGTGCCGCTGGGCTTGTTACTGGGCACCGGGTTTTCCATCGTTATCCTGCAACAGGTAAATACCGAGACGGTGCGGCTGCCGACCATCCTGACCGCGCAGAATTACGCGATTGCCGCGCTCATCGTGACGGTGGCATCAACCGCGTCCGCGCTTTTGGTGCTGCGAAAACTGAATCAACTCAACCTCATCGGCGCATTGCGCGCACCGGAATAA
- a CDS encoding ABC transporter ATP-binding protein, translating into MRIPGSVVRTDDDWRSANGSDTSRVHTGGDVVFRIRGLTKTYGSGLTEVRALAGVDLDLYEGELVVLLGPSGSGKTTFLNNIGGLDVPTSGELKYRDLDLASANEDRLTQYRRISVGFVFQFYNLIPSLTARENVALITEISRNAMPAEEALEMVNLGSRLDHFPAQLSGGEQQRVAIARAIAKRPEVLLCDEPTGALDVQTGIVVLEAIERVNRELGTLAVIITHNAVMADMADRVIRFSDGRVQSIHQNTERALPSSLKW; encoded by the coding sequence ATGCGAATTCCGGGAAGTGTGGTTCGAACCGACGATGATTGGCGTTCCGCGAATGGGTCCGATACGAGCCGCGTGCATACCGGCGGCGACGTGGTGTTTCGCATCCGTGGCTTGACGAAAACCTACGGCAGCGGACTGACCGAAGTGCGCGCGCTGGCCGGCGTGGATCTCGATCTTTACGAAGGCGAGCTAGTCGTGCTGCTCGGACCGTCGGGAAGCGGCAAGACAACGTTTCTCAATAATATCGGCGGCCTCGATGTGCCGACCTCGGGCGAGCTCAAGTATCGCGACCTCGACCTCGCGTCCGCCAATGAGGACCGGCTCACGCAATATCGCCGCATCTCGGTCGGGTTTGTATTTCAGTTCTATAACCTGATTCCCAGTCTCACGGCGCGGGAAAACGTTGCCTTGATCACCGAAATCTCGCGCAATGCGATGCCCGCCGAAGAGGCGCTGGAGATGGTAAACCTTGGTTCGCGCCTCGATCACTTTCCGGCGCAATTGTCCGGCGGCGAGCAGCAGCGCGTGGCGATTGCGCGGGCGATTGCCAAGCGCCCGGAGGTGTTGTTGTGCGATGAGCCGACTGGCGCGCTCGATGTGCAGACCGGCATTGTCGTGCTCGAGGCCATTGAGCGTGTCAACCGGGAGCTCGGCACGCTGGCGGTAATCATTACCCACAACGCCGTCATGGCGGACATGGCGGATCGCGTGATCCGTTTCTCCGATGGCCGCGTGCAGAGCATTCACCAGAATACCGAGCGCGCCTTGCCGAGCAGCCTGAAATGGTGA
- a CDS encoding sigma-70 family RNA polymerase sigma factor → MTNITALIEQANEGSQPALDGLFRELYQDLKRLARSRMSRSEPITLLDPTSLINEAYLHFVSAKRLDLKDRRHFLTYAAKVMRNVVVDFIRVRRAERRGGDQIHVTLNTDLGLAAHDKDDEALGVHEALLELAEADPRMVKVVELRYFAGLTESEVADALGIADRTARRDWEKARLMLAAMLRAP, encoded by the coding sequence ATGACAAACATTACAGCCTTGATCGAGCAAGCGAATGAAGGCAGTCAACCGGCGCTGGACGGGCTGTTCCGCGAGCTTTATCAGGACTTGAAGCGGCTTGCGCGATCGCGCATGTCGCGCTCGGAGCCGATCACGCTGCTGGACCCAACCTCGCTCATCAATGAAGCGTACCTCCATTTCGTCAGTGCGAAACGGTTGGACCTCAAAGACCGGCGCCATTTTCTGACCTACGCGGCCAAGGTAATGCGCAACGTAGTGGTCGACTTTATTCGCGTGCGCCGAGCGGAGCGGCGTGGCGGCGACCAAATTCACGTGACCTTGAACACGGATCTTGGCTTGGCCGCACATGACAAAGATGACGAGGCGTTGGGCGTGCATGAAGCTCTGCTTGAACTTGCCGAGGCCGATCCACGGATGGTGAAGGTGGTGGAACTACGGTACTTTGCGGGGCTGACGGAGAGCGAGGTTGCTGACGCGCTTGGCATTGCCGATCGCACCGCGCGACGTGACTGGGAAAAAGCGCGATTGATGCTCGCGGCAATGTTACGCGCGCCATAG
- a CDS encoding serine/threonine protein kinase: MTNPTHDWVQISKLLDLALALPPTSRITWLDQLDGQFDDLKPQLRDMLLHQGEIETNSFLSPIGRLSFAPQATGNSNYIATLELASGANFGPFRLLRPLGEGGMGTVWLAERTDGLIKRAVALKLPHFTLQIKGIAERFAREREILSTLAHPNIAQLFDAGMDVSGQPYLALEYVEGVALTQYCDDKKLTIRARLTLYLQVLAAVQYAHANLVLHRDLKPSNILVNGHGVVKLLDFGIAKLMTDGSAHVTELTQLGGRALTIDYASPEQIMGQPLTTASDVYSLGVLLCELLSGERPYRLKRGTRAELEEAILAADPARPSSLVTKPCSISVTFRDHCATCLAACG; this comes from the coding sequence ATGACTAATCCCACGCACGACTGGGTGCAGATTTCGAAGCTGCTGGATCTGGCCTTGGCATTGCCGCCGACAAGCCGCATCACATGGCTAGATCAACTGGATGGCCAGTTCGACGACCTCAAGCCTCAGTTGCGGGACATGCTCTTGCATCAAGGTGAAATCGAAACCAACTCGTTCTTGTCACCGATCGGCAGGCTGTCATTCGCGCCGCAGGCTACTGGTAACAGCAATTACATTGCCACGCTGGAATTGGCCTCCGGCGCCAATTTCGGCCCCTTTCGATTGCTGCGGCCACTGGGCGAAGGCGGCATGGGAACGGTGTGGCTGGCGGAGCGGACAGACGGGCTCATCAAACGCGCCGTCGCACTCAAGTTGCCCCACTTCACGCTGCAAATAAAAGGCATCGCCGAACGGTTTGCGCGCGAACGCGAAATCCTCTCCACGTTGGCGCACCCAAACATTGCGCAACTCTTTGATGCGGGAATGGATGTTTCCGGCCAGCCGTATCTGGCGCTGGAATACGTGGAGGGCGTCGCGCTCACACAATACTGCGACGACAAGAAGCTCACCATTCGCGCGCGGCTGACACTCTATCTGCAAGTGCTCGCTGCCGTGCAATACGCCCATGCCAATCTTGTCCTGCATCGCGACTTGAAGCCAAGCAATATTCTTGTTAACGGGCACGGGGTCGTGAAGTTGCTCGATTTTGGCATCGCCAAACTGATGACCGATGGCAGCGCGCACGTGACCGAGTTGACCCAACTGGGCGGTCGCGCGCTCACAATCGACTACGCCAGCCCCGAACAAATCATGGGGCAGCCGTTGACGACGGCAAGTGATGTGTACTCACTTGGGGTGCTGTTGTGCGAACTGCTCAGCGGCGAACGACCTTACCGGCTGAAACGTGGAACCCGTGCGGAGCTGGAGGAGGCAATCCTCGCGGCCGATCCTGCGCGGCCATCCTCGCTGGTAACGAAACCCTGTTCAATCAGCGTCACGTTCCGAGACCATTGCGCAACTTGCCTCGCAGCTTGCGGGTGA
- a CDS encoding tetratricopeptide repeat protein, protein MGKALDKDFSRRYSSVATLAEDIERHLRGEVVLAQPNSRWYRLRKFTARNRILIGAGSSVAVAVVAAMVVSIWQGRIANNERRNAQEVRQFLVDAISSADPNRTGGRDVNIKSMLDSAAKRVETSFGEQPETGLELTTLLGELYATLGDNAAAQKQFRNAVAQSQKNGKTGTLPYADLVDQTVKVELRNNAGKEARSLAESTLNDTRRVSGESSLAFATALAAMANVERHDGKDKDAIPFAERSLEITRALAGSKHIDTLSRLDDLGVTYTDARQDEKALPIFEELRRRDGELNLRSKSTQLNARASLAFTYIRLMRYEDAIREYAALVPAYEALLGKNHPKVRLNMQRFATILGKVGEFDKARGLFDEALSRGPTIPTTDRSQLDAMNMRGVFLSGMHLHEAALADTSAPANHFRQSPNLPAGPRLYYELLHGQTLLRAGHLEAAIDVLNRVRKDREEKQNVLSFEYAATLISLSCAYRILGQYEQAQSLLSRAQTWLDTNKIPADDHRALRIAMYQAMLDSHTRKADALARFLAARQKFEPKLHPNSLARAELDWAEGELRLNLGEQSAGERLVADAKRRIKAVSSLEPPRQFALIQAT, encoded by the coding sequence GTGGGCAAGGCGCTGGACAAGGACTTCTCGCGTCGTTATTCGAGTGTCGCGACGTTGGCCGAGGATATCGAACGGCATCTTCGGGGCGAGGTGGTACTTGCACAGCCGAATAGTCGCTGGTACCGGCTCAGGAAATTCACCGCGCGAAACAGGATCCTGATCGGTGCTGGAAGTAGCGTTGCTGTTGCGGTCGTGGCGGCGATGGTCGTGTCGATATGGCAGGGCCGCATTGCCAATAATGAGAGACGCAATGCGCAAGAAGTTCGACAATTTCTGGTGGACGCCATCAGCTCGGCTGACCCGAACCGGACAGGCGGCAGGGATGTAAACATCAAGTCGATGCTCGACTCCGCGGCGAAACGTGTGGAGACCTCGTTTGGCGAGCAGCCGGAAACGGGGTTGGAACTGACCACCCTGCTCGGCGAGTTGTACGCCACGCTCGGCGACAACGCCGCCGCGCAAAAGCAATTTCGCAACGCGGTTGCACAATCGCAAAAGAATGGCAAAACAGGGACGCTCCCGTATGCAGACCTCGTCGACCAGACTGTGAAGGTGGAGCTTCGGAACAACGCCGGGAAAGAAGCGCGATCACTGGCTGAATCCACCCTCAACGACACGCGGCGTGTATCGGGCGAGTCTTCGCTTGCTTTCGCGACCGCTCTCGCGGCGATGGCGAACGTCGAGCGGCACGATGGCAAGGATAAGGACGCCATTCCATTTGCCGAGCGCTCGCTCGAGATCACGCGCGCGCTGGCCGGATCGAAGCATATTGATACCCTCTCGAGGCTTGATGACTTGGGCGTAACGTATACCGACGCCCGGCAGGACGAAAAAGCGCTGCCAATTTTTGAGGAGTTGCGCCGCCGCGATGGCGAGCTCAACCTGCGATCCAAATCCACGCAACTGAACGCGCGGGCATCGCTCGCATTCACCTATATCCGCTTGATGCGTTATGAAGATGCAATCCGCGAGTACGCCGCGCTGGTTCCCGCTTACGAGGCACTGCTCGGAAAAAACCATCCCAAAGTTCGTTTGAACATGCAAAGATTCGCGACTATTCTGGGGAAAGTTGGCGAATTCGACAAAGCGCGCGGGCTGTTTGATGAGGCGCTGAGTCGCGGCCCCACGATCCCCACGACAGACCGTAGCCAGCTGGATGCGATGAATATGCGCGGCGTGTTCTTGTCCGGGATGCACCTGCATGAGGCGGCGCTGGCGGATACGAGTGCACCGGCGAATCATTTCAGGCAATCCCCCAATTTGCCGGCCGGGCCACGGCTCTATTACGAACTTTTGCATGGACAAACTTTACTTCGCGCAGGACACCTTGAGGCGGCGATCGACGTGCTGAATCGCGTCAGAAAGGATCGCGAAGAAAAGCAAAACGTGCTTTCGTTCGAATACGCGGCAACGCTCATTTCCCTTTCCTGTGCGTACAGAATACTCGGCCAATACGAGCAGGCGCAATCTCTGCTCAGTCGTGCACAAACCTGGCTCGATACCAACAAAATTCCGGCCGACGATCATCGCGCGCTGCGCATCGCGATGTATCAGGCCATGCTCGATTCGCATACTCGAAAAGCCGATGCCTTGGCGCGCTTTCTTGCTGCGCGCCAGAAATTCGAACCCAAATTGCATCCGAACAGTCTCGCGCGCGCTGAGCTCGATTGGGCAGAGGGCGAGCTCCGCCTCAATCTGGGGGAGCAATCCGCGGGCGAACGATTGGTCGCGGACGCAAAACGCCGTATCAAAGCGGTCTCCAGTTTGGAACCCCCGCGCCAATTCGCGCTCATCCAGGCGACTTAG
- a CDS encoding TlpA family protein disulfide reductase, whose amino-acid sequence MREILIFLIGVLYAAGVRAGTPGEVPVGGQLREARMFSVSGPPRMLSTFRGKPLIINVWASWCGPCRAEMSSLQRLSQIDAKKQFRVIGISTDDDAIAASEYVVKSKLTFENFVDYNLLMENMLGANTIPLTLLIDANGRVLAKIRGSRDWTSAESIALVENTMRIKLAR is encoded by the coding sequence ATGAGAGAGATCCTGATTTTTCTGATTGGTGTTTTGTATGCTGCCGGCGTGCGGGCCGGCACGCCTGGCGAGGTCCCTGTCGGCGGGCAACTGCGCGAAGCGCGGATGTTTTCCGTCAGCGGTCCGCCGCGCATGCTTTCCACGTTTCGGGGAAAGCCGCTGATCATCAACGTGTGGGCGAGCTGGTGCGGCCCTTGCCGGGCGGAGATGAGTTCACTGCAACGCCTCTCTCAGATCGACGCAAAAAAACAGTTTCGCGTGATTGGCATTTCCACCGATGACGATGCGATCGCCGCCAGTGAATACGTCGTCAAATCAAAACTGACGTTCGAGAATTTCGTCGACTACAATTTGCTGATGGAAAACATGTTGGGGGCCAACACCATACCGCTGACCTTGCTGATTGACGCGAACGGCCGCGTACTCGCCAAGATCCGCGGATCGCGCGACTGGACCAGTGCGGAGTCGATTGCGCTGGTCGAAAATACAATGCGGATTAAGCTCGCGCGCTAG
- a CDS encoding ABC transporter ATP-binding protein, with protein MNTDTPARKEVVFRLREVSKTYLMGEIEVRALHAVNLDLYRGEFLVLLGASGSGKSTLLNILGGLDTPTTGTLTYLDHDLTAAGDNELTRFRREHVGFVFQFYNLVPSLTALENVQLVTDISDDPMDPAEALAMVGLEDRIEHFPSQLSGGEQQRVAIARAVAKRPDVLLCDEPTGALDYHTGKLVLDVLDRINRELHATVAIITHNAAIAGMAHRVAYLSSGEITRIVSNPTRLKAAEITW; from the coding sequence ATGAACACGGACACGCCGGCGCGCAAAGAGGTGGTATTTCGCCTGCGCGAGGTCAGCAAAACCTACCTGATGGGCGAGATCGAGGTGCGCGCGCTGCATGCCGTAAATCTCGATCTCTATCGCGGCGAATTCCTGGTGCTTCTGGGTGCATCGGGCAGCGGAAAATCGACATTGCTCAATATTCTCGGTGGCCTCGACACACCCACTACGGGCACGCTTACCTACCTTGACCATGATCTCACGGCGGCGGGCGACAATGAGCTGACCCGCTTTCGGCGTGAGCATGTGGGCTTTGTGTTCCAGTTCTACAATCTGGTCCCGAGCCTGACGGCGCTGGAGAATGTCCAGCTGGTGACGGATATTTCCGACGACCCGATGGATCCCGCCGAGGCGCTTGCAATGGTGGGGCTAGAGGATCGAATCGAACACTTTCCGTCGCAACTGTCGGGCGGCGAACAGCAGCGCGTGGCCATTGCGCGCGCGGTGGCCAAGCGCCCCGACGTGCTGCTTTGCGACGAACCCACCGGCGCGCTCGATTACCACACCGGCAAACTGGTGCTCGATGTGCTGGACCGCATCAACCGCGAACTGCATGCGACCGTCGCCATCATTACCCACAATGCCGCCATCGCCGGCATGGCGCATCGCGTCGCATACCTGTCAAGTGGCGAAATCACCCGCATCGTCAGCAATCCGACGCGCCTCAAGGCAGCGGAAATCACGTGGTAG